One Nostoc sp. UHCC 0302 DNA window includes the following coding sequences:
- a CDS encoding CopG family transcriptional regulator, which translates to MSKKLTVKQISLNLALDEVKRLEMYCNQTGRAKTDVIRDLIRKLPDDQEN; encoded by the coding sequence ATGAGTAAGAAATTGACTGTCAAGCAAATTAGCCTCAACTTGGCGTTAGATGAAGTCAAGAGACTTGAAATGTACTGTAACCAGACAGGGAGAGCAAAGACAGATGTGATTCGTGATTTGATTCGGAAGCTGCCTGATGATCAAGAGAATTAG